ttttagttttgttcgGATAATCTATTAACGCATCGTCTGTGGTAGTCGCAGTTGTGCCAGACAGTGCATCTGCAGGGAAAGTTAAATGTTGTATTTCGTTTATATTATCCGTATTTAAACTGGAGGAAGAATTCGTATTGATGGCAGCCCACTTTACGATCGGATTGTATGTAGTAAATAATGTTTCCGTTACATTTTTCTTCATAGTATCTGCTTCGGTGCTTATATTACCCGCTTTATGTGATTCAGTTACATTAGCATACAGGGTATTAGAACCGAACGGGGATGTTGTTTTTTCTGGCTCTGTAAACTCTGGCATGATTGTTTCGTTAGTTTGATTTATTATGTCAGTTTTATTGACattatctgtaattctattaaTGGACCTGGAATTAGGCTCTTTTTTGGGTAACCCCTCCTTAATTTCGAGGAGGCTTTTTTGTACTATAGAAGCAGGCTCACTACACCATGTTTGAATATTTTCCTCTACATCCAAATCAGACCAGTTTTCATATTTGTATAAATTTCTGGCTTCCCAAAATTCCTGAAACTCTTTCATAAATCCATGTTGCCTTGTGTAATGTACAATCTGAAAGTCGAGACATTTAACCAAAGTCTTTTCGGTGGTCTCAAAATCTTCAATAAAGGTATATTTCTGTTCAGCTGTTGTATCTGTATTTGCCGAATCCTGAATTTCTATATCTAAATATAGTGGTGACTTTCCTGATTCCTCATCTATTCTAGTACGTGAAATTGTTTCCGTCTTTTTGTATATTTCAATATGTGCGCTCTGCGAAGGCAAGGGATCATTTACGGGCACTTTTGAAGAGTCATACTCtctatttattctatattttgtttttgggaATAACTTTGTCGGGTTTGAAATGAAGAATGGCTGAGAATTAAACTGGTCTTGGATGAGTTGAACTTTTGCTGGTACAAAGTAAACGCCAGTATCGTCTAGAGTGAGCGTGGATGACTCTTCGGACTCAATCACAATATTTAGAAAATCCGCACAATTACACTCCAGGGGCACAATGTTTTTGATTGCTTCGGATTCTCtggaaaaataaatatcacaagtacataatttattctaattttataataaagtaaaatattttctaataatataaacccactaaaacttttttaaatcaatCTACTTAAGGGATTTTTACTGGTATAGGTATTCTATTATTTCATATTGAGTATCTATGTTGCAAGTTCTTGTAGCATACCTACGTGCAAGTACTTAGGTTGTATTCAGTTTTTAGCCAGAATGGCTCACTTGATACTTTAAAGGcaggattccaccagtgtgcggcacttgTGTGGCACAAACATTTTtgtactaaatataaattcctaagaatttaccatgtgtaattttaagtgcaattgtatattgtgagataaataaatcatatcatatcatgtcATATCATATGCTTGTACCGCACACTGCTCGAATCCCGCATCAAGACATCCGAAATTTGTTGCCTTATTCTCCTGAGACCCCTCTTACAAGTTTTTGTACGTATTTTCACAAGTTTCACAACCCATTTTGAACATTTAATGTGTAGGTAACTaaagtttataaattaaaaaaatataattagtcGTTGTCATCCCTTGCcttaataaatgttatttataaacgaacgaaacaaaaatttgaattttgtttttcgcggtaggtctCTGATGTTTATGTGATGCGTACCTAGTGTATATTCTCTAAAAAAACTTGCCATTTATTTGTTGTCCAGTAGCCAAGCCAAGCCAGTAAGTCTACTTCACAATACTGTTTGAAATGCCAGTTAAATTATTTACGACCGTAGTGCATCCCATAACAATTACAGTCAcgtaaaataggtactttcCGTGGAAGTTCTGGTTCTTCATCAGTAGTTACATTTTACCGAAGAGCACTGTTTATGCAAATGCTTTGttataaatgaaaataaggAATCTCTAATAAGTATgcttataagatttgaggagtttcaAATTCCTCGTGGAAcacatcatcagaactcgacctTAAAAATTTTGATGTGTCGTTGAGGTGTTCCTCCGTTCTGGCCTTCATCAGTATTAGTTCCACTTCATAATATGTCACGGACGATTCGCTTACTCCTTCTAGGCGACGGAGGACAACATCGAATTATTATTAAGCATTTTATGTTCATGAAATAACAACCGAACCCAACCGACAATATCATTTTATGTTGTATTATATAGTTACTTTATGCagtataattataaaacttaaCAGGTGTACCAAACTTTAATAATCTCTATTAGGGACAATTAACTTTGGGGCACTAGTCCGACGTGATAAGGAGACCGGTCTAAAAGTTGTTAGCTGCTTCGGGTCTACTTATGCGATTTGaatattatttacagtacatatggtgctactttaccggtCTAGTTTTCGACGATGACTCGGTACACATggggtaggtagtaggtagtgaTATGAATAGTGTGCATTTAATCGTAATATAAATCCTTATGCTCGAGACTGAttgataatagtagtttatgcaactgatacataatgagaggcttTAAAccacaagtgtggttttatgaaacgagcgaaagcgagtttcataatagaaatcacacgagtgttttaaggcctaattatgtacagttgtatacactactttatctacacacgtaTCATAAGTATTCTAAGATAGTTTCAGTCAGAAGTcgtagggaaatgacctgcattgctactagtgctacctgtaaaatatctatagactatagatattaaaaaaatgcaatagaaaataaatttgaacaattatagaaacaaactactcgtat
The Cydia strobilella chromosome Z, ilCydStro3.1, whole genome shotgun sequence genome window above contains:
- the LOC134754257 gene encoding uncharacterized protein LOC134754257 — protein: MLAVCFPILVSLAVAAPGISRTCYDYCNSKESEAIKNIVPLECNCADFLNIVIESEESSTLTLDDTGVYFVPAKVQLIQDQFNSQPFFISNPTKLFPKTKYRINREYDSSKVPVNDPLPSQSAHIEIYKKTETISRTRIDEESGKSPLYLDIEIQDSANTDTTAEQKYTFIEDFETTEKTLVKCLDFQIVHYTRQHGFMKEFQEFWEARNLYKYENWSDLDVEENIQTWCSEPASIVQKSLLEIKEGLPKKEPNSRSINRITDNVNKTDIINQTNETIMPEFTEPEKTTSPFGSNTLYANVTESHKAGNISTEADTMKKNVTETLFTTYNPIVKWAAINTNSSSSLNTDNINEIQHLTFPADALSGTTATTTDDALIDYPNKTKITTTTINTLFADKLEPNKTTSVEPENDLVTMGSENVMHTYVPVLTDVKILGDKDDIHILNDNTSLVHISTTPLSTEQSLGTETIIDKDIFDSESLNENITPQISVTNANSELRSAYEENEIKIPRIITKECQNNTIQTIIDGIEELPNNDFTDNETDITGRLYFVSKKELVPVRFVQTNGGTINLGIDGPELCDKLIHKADKKSGLLTALCEYIQSDMYRNKNP